A portion of the Vicia villosa cultivar HV-30 ecotype Madison, WI unplaced genomic scaffold, Vvil1.0 ctg.000320F_1_1, whole genome shotgun sequence genome contains these proteins:
- the LOC131626758 gene encoding protein LIGHT-DEPENDENT SHORT HYPOCOTYLS 10-like has protein sequence MSSSGKDFAEGGGSSTSPQGITLSRYESQKRRDWNTFGQYLNNLRPPVPISQCNSNHVLEFLRYLDQFGKTKVHLQGCMFYGQPEPPAPCTCPLRQAWGSLDALIGRLRAAYEENGGTPETNPFASGAIRVFLREVRECQAKARGIPYKKKKKSTSNPSKGNDDSSSSTMHFS, from the coding sequence ATGTCTTCAAGTGGTAAGGATTTTGCAGAAGGAGGAGGATCATCAACCTCTCCACAAGGGATCACACTTAGTCGCTATGAGTCTCAAAAGAGAAGAGATTGGAACACTTTTGGACAATACTTAAACAACCTAAGACCACCGGTTCCAATTTCTCAATGCAATTCCAATCATGTTTTGGAGTTTCTTAGGTATTTAGATCAATTTGGAAAAACCAAAGTTCATCTACAAGGCTGTATGTTTTATGGACAGCCTGAACCACCAGCACCTTGTACTTGTCCTCTAAGACAAGCTTGGGGAAGCCTTGATGCTTTGATTGGGAGGTTGAGGGCTGCTTATGAGGAAAACGGCGGAACTCCAGAGACTAATCCTTTTGCGAGCGGTGCTATTCGTGTTTTTCTTAGAGAGGTTAGGGAGTGTCAAGCTAAGGCTAGAGGTATCCCttacaagaagaaaaagaagagcaCAAGTAATCCAAGCAAGGGAAATGATGATTCAAGCTCATCAACCATGCACTTTTCTTGA